One genomic window of Centropristis striata isolate RG_2023a ecotype Rhode Island chromosome 20, C.striata_1.0, whole genome shotgun sequence includes the following:
- the LOC131993716 gene encoding glutathione S-transferase omega-1-like, with product MSTEKCFAGGSAAPGRVPEGKIRIYSMRFCPFAQRARLVLSAKGIKHDTININLKNKPDWFLEKNPLGLVPTLETPAGEVIYESPITCDYLDEAYPQKKLLPPSPFGRAQQRMMLEHFSKVVPYFYKIANGRKNSEDVSGLEAELKEKFGKLNGELGKNMFFAGDSVTMIDYMMWPWFERLELFGLKCCLDSTPELKKWTERMLEDEAVKATMHSVETHRAFYKTYVEGNPDYDYGL from the exons ATGTCTACTGAGAAGTGTTTTGCTGGAG gaaGTGCCGCCCCGGGTCGAGTCCCAGAAGGCAAAATCAGAATTTACAGCATGAGATTCTGCCCCTTCGCCCAGAGGGCCAGATTGGTGCTGAGTGCCAAAGGGATAAA GCATGACACCATCAACATCAACCTGAAGAACAAACCGGACTGGTTCCTTGAGAAAAATCCTCTTGGTCTTGTTCCAACACTGGAGACACCTGCTGGTGAGGTGATATACGAGTCTCCCATCACCTGTGACTACCTGGATGAAGCTTACCCTCAGAAGAAGCTGCTGCCTCCCTCTCCCTTTGGTAGGGCTCAGCAGAGGATGATGTTGGAGCATTTTTCCAAG GTGGTACCATACTTCTACAAGATCGCAAATGGGAGGAAGAACAGCGAGGATGTCTCAGGACTGGAAGCTGAACTGAAAGAGAAGTTTGGCAAACTGAATGGG gagCTGGGTAAAAACATGTTCTTTGCTGGTGATTCCGTCACAATGATCGACTATATGATGTGGCCATGGTTTGAGAGGCTGGAGCTCTTTGGACTCAAATG CTGCCTTGACAGCACACCTGAGCTGAAGAAGTGGACCGAGCGCATGTTGGAGGACGAGGCAGTCAAAGCCACCATGCACAGTGTGGAAACCCACAGGGCCTTCTACAAGACCTACGTAGAGGGGAACCCAGACTACGACTATGGCCTGTAG
- the fas gene encoding tumor necrosis factor receptor superfamily member 22 isoform X1 — MMATDSSKFPTWFIAFALVFLLVSASVPSRADVNTGSHPCVDGTYVNEGLSCCLCSAGQYLEDHCTADLQYGVCKKCGPNTYSSQPNKEKNCERCTSCTQISANLEVAESCTAAKNAKCQCQKEHYCSSGIEPCRICEPCKKCGAEGIKVDCTAKNNTVCNDPIEKGINAGTIAGSIIGVLLVIGLALFAFFCWKKKSGSRNLTNEDPEERKPINVPEWDLQPNLYAIAEAIGWADMCMVATCSKVPDTVISACERDNPHDTQQQTVELLKNWEERQGRQAPKKLIAILQTNGKQSKAEKVGDILSRPHTV, encoded by the exons ATGATGGCAACAGATTCAAGCAAGTTTCCTACGTGGTTTATCGCCTTTGCTTTGGTCTTCCTCCTTGTGTCAGC CAGCGTCCCTTCAAGGGCAGATGTGAATACAGGAAGCCACCCGTGTGTCGATGGCACGTACGTAAATGAGGGGTTAAGCTGCTGCCTGTGTAGCGCTG GTCAGTACCTAGAGGATCACTGCACTGCAGATCTACAATATGGAGTATGCAAGAAATGTGGTCCAAATACGTACAGCAGTCAGCCTAATAAAGAGAAGAACTGTGAACGCTGCACATCCTGCACACAAATCAGTG CCAATCTAGAAGTGGCCGAATCCTGTACAGCTGCCAAGAACGCCAAGTGTCAATGTCAAAAGGAACACTATTGCAGCAGTGGCATAGAACCCTGTAGAATCTGCGAGCCTTGTAAAAA ATGTGGTGCTGAGGGCATTAAGGTTGACTGCACAGCCAAAAATAACACAGTCTGCAATGATCCAATTGAAA AAGGGATCAATGCAGGGACAATAGCCGGCTCAATCATTGGAGTTTTATTAGTCATTGGATTAGCTCTTTTTGCATTCTTCTGTTGGAAAAAGAAATCAG GGAGTAGAAATCTTACAAATGAGGATCCTGAG GAAAGGAAGCCTATTAATG TTCCAGAGTGGGATCTCCAGCCTAACCTGTATGCAATTGCAGAAGCCATTGGATGGGCCGATATGTGTATGGTAGCAACTTGCAGCAAAGTACCAGACACTGTTATTAGTGCTTGTGAACGTGACAACCCTCATGACACGCAGCAGCAGACAGTTGAACTACTAAAGAACTGGGAGGAGAGGCAGGGCAGGCAGGCCCCAAAGAAGTTGATCGCTATCCTACAAACTAATGGCAAACAGAGCAAAGCAGAGAAAGTGGGAGACATATTGTCTAGACCGCATACCGTTTAA
- the itprip gene encoding inositol 1,4,5-trisphosphate receptor-interacting protein gives MQGAIARVCMVVAAAILNHPLLFPHENTTLPDQDEELIARMQEHEERLKVEQARLEKELSQLEAKQEETSTEEGYSWYFWSTLSFVIFFTIEMCKGDLSDAEIRPVEDEDMFSESGSITPTTMVLDKVDLGNFCDKCTHTSAHENWRIREFVEGFADDLLESLRSVCDREADMEVGDFVGIGSMFESWKVCKPLMCDLLVPFSPPHPYAFQPHLWCSPSSNMPPDMQGSGKIKVTRFGENEQGCLCGSANLGEDMLCLLHSRDDTLRVDHSPDELLCSRNTNFLAKDQVMKWFQISVTKAWGRISHKYDFEVTFRNLDAAGALKIRFPSGKVIVMNIVPGVQLEDTDAYFVSHFPSDCDSSPDPYWPLSFAVYERNLLKHFAKRLPQHSCHLHCLQIVTFLHRKQTGLTGKSALTNYHLKTALLHLLLSRRPSVWGIGSMEQRLRDLLSFLQRSLHEKRLHHILIGNRKVPEQVQVPEMIRKAEPVNLFRSLVLQRELYAATVRHFHEMLRNAPVLIQEYTPHLSNGGLHRRLDESL, from the coding sequence ATGCAGGGGGCCATTGCCCGAGTGTGTATGGTGGTGGCTGCTGCTATATTAAACCATCCCTTGCTTTTTCCCCATGAAAACACGACGCTCCCAGACCAGGACGAGGAGCTGATAGCTCGCATGCAGGAGCATGAGGAGAGGCTGAAAGTGGAGCAGGCCAGGCTGGAGAAAGAGCTTTCACAGCTGGAGGCTAAACAGGAAGAAACCAGCACAGAGGAGGGTTATAGTTGGTACTTTTGGAGCACTTTGTCTTTCGTCATATTCTTCACTATCGAGATGTGCAAAGGGGATCTTTCTGATGCAGAAATACGACCAGTTGAGGatgaagacatgttttcagaGAGTGGATCCATCACCCCAACAACAATGGTGCTGGATAAAGTTGATCTTGGCAACTTCTGTGACAAATGCACCCACACATCAGCCCATGAGAACTGGAGGATAAGGGAGTTTGTCGAGGGTTTTGCTGATGACTTGCTGGAATCGCTCAGGAGCGTATGTGACAGGGAGGCAGATATGGAAGTCGGGGACTTTGTCGGGATTGGAAGCATGTTCGAGTCCTGGAAGGTGTGCAAGCCATTGATGTGCGACCTTCTGGTGCCTTTCTCACCTCCACATCCGTACGCCTTTCAGCCCCATCTGTGGTGCAGCCCCTCCAGTAACATGCCTCCAGACATGCAGGGCAGCGGCAAGATAAAGGTGACCAGGTTTGGGGAGAACGAGCAGGGCTGTCTCTGTGGCTCTGCCAACCTGGGAGAGGACATGCTTTGTCTGCTGCATAGCAGGGATGACACTCTCAGAGTGGACCACAGTCCTGATGAACTGCTGTGCTCCAGGAACACCAACTTTTTAGCCAAAGATCAAGTCATGAAGTGGTTTCAGATCTCTGTCACCAAAGCATGGGGGCGCATCTCTCACAAGTACGACTTTGAGGTCACTTTTCGAAACCTGGATGCCGCTGGTGCTCTGAAGATCCGATTCCCATCAGGGAAAGTCATTGTGATGAACATTGTACCAGGGGTTCAGCTGGAGGACACTGATGCCTATTTTGTCTCACACTTTCCATCAGATTGTGACAGCTCTCCTGACCCATACTGGCCCCTCTCTTTTGCTGTCTACGAGAGGAATTTGCTGAAACATTTTGCTAAGCGCCTACCACAACATTCCTGTCATTTACACTGCCTTCAGATTGTTACTTTCCTACACAGAAAGCAGACAGGGCTCACAGGAAAAAGTGCCCTCACTAACTACCACTTAAAGACCGCTCTGTTGCACTTGTTACTGAGTAGAAGGCCCTCTGTGTGGGGCATTGGGAGTATGGAGCAAAGGCTTCGGGACTTGCTCAGCTTCTTGCAGAGGAGCCTACATGAGAAGAGACTTCATCACATTCTGATCGGGAACAGGAAAGTGCCGGAACAAGTCCAGGTTCCTGAGATGATTCGCAAAGCAGAGCCCGTCAATCTGTTCCGGTCTCTGGTGTTGCAGAGGGAGCTTTATGCAGCAACAGTCAGACATTTCCACGAGATGTTGAGAAATGCACCTGTGCTCATACAAGAGTACACACCTCACTTATCAAATGGAGGTTTACACCGCAGACTCGACGAAAGTTTGTGA
- the fas gene encoding tumor necrosis factor receptor superfamily member 23 isoform X2: MMATDSSKFPTWFIAFALVFLLVSAVPSRADVNTGSHPCVDGTYVNEGLSCCLCSAGQYLEDHCTADLQYGVCKKCGPNTYSSQPNKEKNCERCTSCTQISANLEVAESCTAAKNAKCQCQKEHYCSSGIEPCRICEPCKKCGAEGIKVDCTAKNNTVCNDPIEKGINAGTIAGSIIGVLLVIGLALFAFFCWKKKSGSRNLTNEDPEERKPINVPEWDLQPNLYAIAEAIGWADMCMVATCSKVPDTVISACERDNPHDTQQQTVELLKNWEERQGRQAPKKLIAILQTNGKQSKAEKVGDILSRPHTV, encoded by the exons ATGATGGCAACAGATTCAAGCAAGTTTCCTACGTGGTTTATCGCCTTTGCTTTGGTCTTCCTCCTTGTGTCAGC CGTCCCTTCAAGGGCAGATGTGAATACAGGAAGCCACCCGTGTGTCGATGGCACGTACGTAAATGAGGGGTTAAGCTGCTGCCTGTGTAGCGCTG GTCAGTACCTAGAGGATCACTGCACTGCAGATCTACAATATGGAGTATGCAAGAAATGTGGTCCAAATACGTACAGCAGTCAGCCTAATAAAGAGAAGAACTGTGAACGCTGCACATCCTGCACACAAATCAGTG CCAATCTAGAAGTGGCCGAATCCTGTACAGCTGCCAAGAACGCCAAGTGTCAATGTCAAAAGGAACACTATTGCAGCAGTGGCATAGAACCCTGTAGAATCTGCGAGCCTTGTAAAAA ATGTGGTGCTGAGGGCATTAAGGTTGACTGCACAGCCAAAAATAACACAGTCTGCAATGATCCAATTGAAA AAGGGATCAATGCAGGGACAATAGCCGGCTCAATCATTGGAGTTTTATTAGTCATTGGATTAGCTCTTTTTGCATTCTTCTGTTGGAAAAAGAAATCAG GGAGTAGAAATCTTACAAATGAGGATCCTGAG GAAAGGAAGCCTATTAATG TTCCAGAGTGGGATCTCCAGCCTAACCTGTATGCAATTGCAGAAGCCATTGGATGGGCCGATATGTGTATGGTAGCAACTTGCAGCAAAGTACCAGACACTGTTATTAGTGCTTGTGAACGTGACAACCCTCATGACACGCAGCAGCAGACAGTTGAACTACTAAAGAACTGGGAGGAGAGGCAGGGCAGGCAGGCCCCAAAGAAGTTGATCGCTATCCTACAAACTAATGGCAAACAGAGCAAAGCAGAGAAAGTGGGAGACATATTGTCTAGACCGCATACCGTTTAA